One stretch of Arachis hypogaea cultivar Tifrunner chromosome 20, arahy.Tifrunner.gnm2.J5K5, whole genome shotgun sequence DNA includes these proteins:
- the LOC112784356 gene encoding uncharacterized protein, with protein MYNNVGPQPGIQQPPASSQPNPFGSAFNVAGSGLIRGGLGAYGGKILGSSSEYVQSNISRYFSDPQYYFQVNDHYVKNKLKVVLFPFLHRGHWTRITEPVGGRLSYKPPIYDINAPDLYIPLMAFGTYVVLAGLSLGLHGKFSPEALNLLFIKGLLGWFMQASLLKVTLLSLGSGEAPLLDIIAYAGYTFTGICLAVLGRIILGYSYYFLMPWTCLCMGVFLVKTMKRVLFAEVRSYDSSRHHYLLLFIALVQFPLFTWLGNITINWLL; from the exons ATGTACAATAATGTTGGACCGCAACCCGGAATACAGCAGCCTCCGGCGAGTTCGCAACCTAACCCTTTTGGGAGTGCATTCAATGTTGCCGGCTCAGGACTCATTCGAGGTGGATTGGGTGCTTATGGAGGGAAAATATTAGGGTCAAGTTCTGAGTATGTCCAGAGCAAT ATAAGTCGATACTTTTCTGACCCTCAATACTACTTTCAAGTTAATGACCATTATGTCAAGAACAAATTGAAGGTGGTTTTGTTTCCATTCCTGCATCGG GGTCATTGGACTAGAATTACTGAACCAGTTGGTGGCAGGCTGTCCTATAAACCACCAATTTATGACATAAACGCGCCAGATCTATACATTCCATTAATGGCATTCGGTACCTATGTTGTTCTTGCGGGCCTCTCATTGGGTCTTCATGGAAA GTTTAGTCCAGAAGCTTTGAACTTGTTATTCATCAAGGGATTGCTTGGTTGGTTTATGCAAGCTTCACTGCTAAAAGTAACATTACTTTCATTGGGCAGTGGGGAAGCGCCACTGCTAGACATTATAGCATATGCTGGTTATACTTTCACCGGTATATGTTTGGCCGTTCTTGGAAGAATAATATTGGGTTACTCTTACTACTTTTTGATGCCGTGGACCTGCTTATGCATGGGAGTATTCTTGGTGAAAACAATGAAGAGAGTCCTTTTCGCAGAGGTGAGAAGTTATGATTCAAGCAGACACCACTATCTCTTGCTGTTTATTGCTTTGGTCCAGTTTCCATTGTTCACATGGCTTGGCAACATTACAATCAACTGGCTTTTGTAG
- the LOC112786515 gene encoding zinc finger BED domain-containing protein RICESLEEPER 2-like, whose protein sequence is MDWEIAGTIENIRENVKFINQSEARYLPDHEEWDKVEKIAEVLQVINCATNIISGNEYHTANLYLAEVFRIKLILDEAVNSGPFFIKEMAAKMKVKFDKYWSECNLLMAVATVLDPICKLTGLKMCFQQIYGQEATRNMTLVHQILTEMYQEYVILSNEQEGSTSLSASGESSINSTMQSSNSSQTGWSIMINFVKDEEAVPALKSELETYLDEPKYFQREHDVTSFSALEWWKVNRGKYRILSRMAADVLAIPISTVASESTFSAGGRVIDTFRPSLSPTTVEALICGGDWLRVFYGLRNKSKVEDSSMEITLPI, encoded by the exons ATGGATTGGGAAATAgcaggaacaattgaaaatataCGTGAGAATGTGAAGTTTATCAATCAGTCTGAGGCAAG ATATCTTCCTGACCACGAAGAATGGGATAAAGTTGAAAAAATAGCTGAAGTTCTACAAGTGATCAATTGTGCAACCAATATCATATCTGGAAATGAATATCATACTGCCAACCTTTATCTTGCTGAGGTATTTCGcattaaattaattttggatgAAGCTGTTAATAGTGGACCTTTTTTCATCAAGGAAATGGCTGCCAAAATGAAAGTGAAGTTTGATAAATATTGGAGTGAATGTAACCTTCTCATGGCTGTTGCTACTGTTTTAGATCCCATATGCAAATTGACAGGTCTTAAAATGTGCTTTCAGCAGATATATGGGCAAGAAGCTACAAGAAATATGACATTGGTGCATCAAATCTTGACAGAAATGTATCAAGAGTATGTCATTCTATCCAACGAGCAAGAAGGATCAACTTCACTGAGTGCAAGTGGCGAAAGTAGTATCAACTCTACAATGCAAAGTTCAAACTCCTCACAAACTGGGTGGTcaataatgataaattttgtaAAGGATGAAGAAGCAGTTCCAGCTTTAAAATCTGAGTTAGAGACTTACTTGGATGAACCAAAATATTTTCAAAGAGAACATGATGTAACTAGCTTCAGTGCTTTAGAATGGTGGAAGGTAAATCGTGGAAAATATAGGATATTATCTAGAATGGCAGCTGATGTTCTTGCTATTCCAATCTCAACTGTGGCTTCAGAGTCAACTTTTAGTGCTGGTGGAAGGGTAATTGATACATTTCGACCCTCACTAAGTCCGACTACAGTTGAAGCTTTAATTTGTGGAGGAGATTGGCTTCGAGTTTTTTATGGCCTAAGAAACAAGTCTAAGGTTGAAGATAGCTCTATGGAGATTACATTACCAATTTAA